ATCAGAAAAAAATAAAAATTTGAAACATTTCCTTTACGATTTCATTAAATTGTAAAGGAGTTTCATTAATAAAGGGAGGTCTTTCACATGGAAAATCGTGCACAATGGGGAACACGGGTTGGTTTCCTGCTGGCTGCAATGGGGTCAGCGATCGGTTTAGGTAACATTTGGCGCTTTCCGGCTACAGCCTATGAAAGCGGTGGAGGAGCATTCATCATACCTTATTTATTTGCTCTGCTTACGGCTGGTATTCCAATCTTAATTTTGGAATATACCATTGGCCATAAATACAGAGGTTCTGCTCCTAAATCCTTCGGCAGGCTTCGAAAGGGTTTTGAATGGATGGGGTGGTGGCAGGTGGCCATAGCATTTGTCATATCCACCTATTACGCAGTGATTATTGCCTGGGCAATTATGTATGCATTTTACTCTCTTAATTTATCTTGGGGCGATGATCCAACCAGCTTTTTCGTCGGTGACTTCCTGAATCTTGTAGATCCAGGACAATTTGGCGGAATGGTACCAAAAGTACTGCTGCCTTTACTGGCGGTCTGGGTCATTACACTTGGATTCCTTGGACGAGGAATTAAAAAAGGGATTGAGGTTGCTAATAAAATTTTCATCCCGGCATTATTAGTTCTTTTCCTTATTATTGTCATCCGTGCGGTGACTCTTGAAGGAGCGGGTGAAGGATTGTCTGCCTTCTTTACTCCTCAGTGGAGCAAGATCGCAGATCCGCAAGTCTGGGTAGCAGCTTATGGACAGATTTTCTTCAGTTTATCCATTGCTTTTGCGATTATGATCACCTACTCTTCCTATCTGCCTAAGAAGTCTGATATTACCAATAATGCATTTATCACAGGTTTTGCTAACTCATCTTTTGAAATTTTAGCAGGAATCGGTGTATTTGCAGCCATCGGATTTATGGCAAATTCTTATGGAACAAGTGTGAGTGATCTGGCGGCTGAAAAAGGGGTCGGGGGAATTGGACTCGCATTTATGGTCTTCCCTGAGATTATCAGCCAGATTCCTGGGATCCCAGGGTTGTTTGGCGTCCTCTTCTTTGTCTCTCTAGTACTAGCCGGTCTTTCTTCATTAATTTCGATTACGGAGACTTATGTGGCAGCTGTTTCAGAGAAGTTTAATATTTCCAGAACAAAATCCGTCATCTTCGGTGGTGGATTTTCCGCGATTATTTCATTAGCTTATGCTACAAAAGGCGGTCTTAGCTTACTTGATACGGTAGACCACTTTATTAATAACTACGGTATTGCTTTATCCGGATTGTTTGAAGTGGTTGCTCTAGCCTGGTTTGCCCGCGGATTGAAAAGTTATCAATCGCATGCTAATGAAGTATCCGATATCCGCCTTGGCGGATGGTGGAGGATTTGTCTTGGTGTGATCACTCCTATCGTTTTAGGATATATGATGCTTCAAAACCTCCGTGCAGAAGTGACCGAAGCTTATGCAGGATATCCAATCGACTTTTTGTTTAACTTTGGCTGGATCGTAGCCATCGGAGCTATTTTTGTCGGGGCATTACTTTCCATTAAAAAATGGCCGAACGACGAATTAAAATACCAGCAGGAAATGGATGATGACACGAAGGAGGTTGCTCGATAATGGCTGTTTTCATGTTCATTATTACGATCGGCATCATTTGGGGCGGCCTGGCTGCAAGTATTATTCATGCTGTCCGGAAAGCTAAAGCCAATTAATAAAACAGCGGCAGGGAAATCATCTCTGCCGCTGTTTTTTTATTTTCTTGCCATTCGTTCCCATTTTCTTAAATATGGATAAGGATCAAAAGACCACTCATTTTTCCCATTATCCTGGTACATACCGTAATGAAGATGAGGTGGAAATTTACCAGAGGTGCCTGGTGGCCCGTAGCCAGACGCACCAACTGATCCAATCACGTCCCCAGGCTGGACAACATCACCAATTTCTACGCCTTCTTTAAATCCATTAAGGTGGGCATAATAGTGATAGATATTGTAAATATCACGGATCCCGATTCTCCATCCGCCATATTTGTTCCATCCCTTCATCTCAATAACTCCATAAGTTGTTGATTTTACCGGCACACCGTAATTGGCAAAAATATCCGTACCTTCATGAATTCTCCTGCCTCCGAATCCACGTGCATCCCCCAAGTACTGCGATAGCTGTAGTTAGCTTGGATAGGTACTGGAAAGTCCCGCTTAGTAAGGGAAACGGTTTGAAATTTTTCAAATACTTTTGCAGTATTCATGACCGTTTGCACCGTTAAGTCCCGCTTGTAGTAATTCCATAAGGCGATTTTAATATCGTCTCTCGTAGTCCCGTATGACTTTATATAAGAGGCCATTGACCAAAGTACATCTTCATCATTATTCAATTGGATTTTCCCATCCCCGTTGCCATCAGATCCCCAGCCTTCAGGAAATACATCGGCAGGCATTTCTCCTGCACTTCCTGTCCAAAATAAGGGATCCGGTTCGATAGCGGTAATGCGGTTTTTTCCCATCGAGGAGTGGATTTGGCGTTCGTATTGATCAACGGCAGCTAAATACTCCCAAGGGATTTCTGTTAAAGCAGACGTTTTTTTGTAGAGTGCGAGCCTTGCTGCACTCTCTTCATCTGCGTAGACAGGGGAGTTAGGAAATAAAAATAATAAACAACTAAGAGTTAAAAACAATCCTAAACATTTCATCCTATTCACCTACAGGTCGTTTAATACTGTTAGCATGTGGAAAATAACTGTAGTTATGATTGGAAAAGACAGGGAGCTTGTCAGCGTCCCATCTCTTCTTTCATATTTTCAGCCGCGTTATTTGGCGTCGTTTTTCCCTGTGGAGCTTTCTTCATTTTGTTTACAACACTGTCAATGACACTGTTGTAATTTTTATCATAAACAGTAGAGGTACTCAGGCTTTGGATATCTCCAAATGCTGACGGCTGATCGGAAACATATACGTGATAAAAACTCGGTACGAGAGAGTATGCTGTTTTTTGCACCATATCAGCTGCCCGGTTTCTGTCTTCACCTTCCGGCGGTCTGTACGCAACCAGTACTTTATTATCTGTTACTAAGGTTGCCACGTCTTCAAAGCCATCATACGTTAAGATCATACGTGTCACCATGTCTGCAACTTGTTCTTTGTTCACTTTAATTTTGCGCTGCTGTTCCTTTTTTTGATCCAGCTGTGTGCTTTTAAATCGGACATACCCTACTTGGCCATCCACTAATTTGTCATTGTAGCTATCCATAGGGTTGCCATTAAGTGCATCATCCTTGTCGTGTTTATTATCAGCATTTTTGACTTCATCTGCACATCCTGCAGGAATAAGCAGGGCTGCAGCAAGAAGAAAAGGTAATGGTTTGAATTTCATAGACATCCTCCTAGAGAAATTTGTTCATATAGTTAGGTTGGACGGATTTTTTGGATTAATACAAAAAACACCCATAGGGAATTACGTGTGTATAAAGAAATATGGTACACTTAGAAATAGGTAAGAGGTGATAATGATGGAATTACACGGGAAGACGTACGAAATAATCGAGGACCATCGTGATGGTTACCAATTTGAGGAATTAGAAGGAAGGTTTAGTGATATTCTCAGCAAATATGATTTTATCGTAGGCGACTGGGGATATGGACAGCTTCGTCTTAAAGGATTTTATGACGATCAAAATTCTAAAGCTACCTTCGATACGAAAATCAGCACGCTTGAGGATTATCTTTATGAATATTGTAATTTTGGCTGCGCTTATTTTGTGTTAAAGCGAATAGATCATTAAAACCGGCGTGATGGACACGCCGGTTTTATTATTAATGTTTTTCCTCGGAAGGTTTTAAATCACGGTTCGGTTCATCATGCGGTGGGTGTGCCCCGTCTTCTTGACGAGGAAGGTCCTGGTGCAAAGCTTTGTATTCGTAGTTAAAGGCACTGTAATAACGCTGCTTTTCATTCCAGGGAGCACTTTTTTTATTGGAAACCGCTTTATATTTATTTCTGGGCGAACCGTACGCCCCTTCAGGAAGTTGTTCGGGTACAAGATAGTTCCTTTGAGCTTCTACATTCGCAAAATCTGAATAAAACTCCTTGTCTTTATCACCCATATAAAAACCCCTCCTTGGAATTAGTTTTTCCAAAGAGGGGATGCTTATTCTTTAAAGCAAATCCTGAAGATACCGCCTTAGTTCCTCAGCTTCCATTTGACTTAATTGGAAGACATGTTCTAAGTAGCCGGTTTCATTAATGTTGTGCTGATCAAGTAAACCATGGTGATACCCTTGAAGGTCAATGACCATGATTTGGTCTTGAAAGAATTCTGCTTGCAGTAAAGCCAGTTCAAATCGATGATTTCCTGCTGTAAATACGACAAAACGAGTACTTGTATCCTGGGTTAAGTCTTCGAGAAGCTCGCGGTCCCGCATTTATGATCACCTCTTCTATATATAGTTTATCATACCATTAACAACTACAGATCGCCTTCTTCTTTCAAAGGCAAGATGTATGTTATGATAAATGGGGAAATGAGCATTACTGGAGGAGTTATCATGTATTTTGTAGACCGGCAGAAAATTGAAGAAATTCTCAACCATATGGAAAAAATAATGGAACAATTTGAAGAGCTTTCCTTTCAAAATTATGCTGATTATTTAGTGCTGGAGCGGATTAGTCACATCACGGCTGAAACGATTATCGACGTTGGAAATATGATGATCGATGGATTTATTATGCGCGATCCTGGCAGTTATCATGATATCATTGATATTCTTCTTGATGAAAAAGTTCTTCCTTATGACCAAGAGGACAGCTATAAGCAATTTATTCAATTAAGGAAAGAAGTAGTGCAAGGCTACTTGGCTGTCAATCATCAGTCGTTAATTGATGTATGGAAAAAGCACCGGACCACTGTCTGGCAGTTCCCAGAAAAAATCAAGACATATTTAAACGACGAACTTGGTCCTGTGTCGGCTTTTTCGAATAAGGAATAGGGAAATAATAAGTGATGTCATTCATGAATAAAGCCGTGTAGAACACGGGCTTTTTTTATGGGATAAAGGAGTTATGGAAAGATGAAGAATTATCAGGCTTATTTTATTGACCTTGATGGAACCATGTATAGAGGTACAGAGAGAGTGGAAGGTGCAGCAGAATTTGTTCAATACCTTAGGAAACATCAGCTCCCACTTCTTTTTTTGACCAATAATTCATCGCGTAAACAAGAACAAGTAGCTGCTAAATTAATGGATATGGGGATTGAAGCTTATCCAGAAGACGTGTTTACGACAAGCATGGCGACTGCTTCCTACATAGCCCGCCATCATGCCAACGCCAAAGTCTTTGCTGTTGGAGAAGAAGGACTGGTTCAGGCCTTACAGGATCAAGGCTTAGAATTAGTCGATGCAGGGGCTGACTACGTTGTCATTGGTATTGACAGAGAAATCTCTTATGAAAAGCTGTCAAAAGCATGCTTAAACGTCAGGGAGGGTGCAGCGCTTTTAAGTACCAATGGAGATGTGGCGATTCCCACCGAAAGAGGCATGCTGCCTGGAAATGGGGCATTTACTTCTGTCGTGTCTGTAAGTACAGGAGTGGAAGCTGTATTTATTGGTAAGCCTCATGCGGAAATCATGGAGCAAGCTTTAGCTAAAATGAACCTTTCAAAGGACGAAGTGTTAATGATCGGGGACAATTATGATACAGATATTTTGGCGGGTATTAACGCAGAAATGGATACATTGATGGTGGAAACAGGTGTCCATCGCTTTGAGGAAATAAGTGCCTACCCGAAGCAGCCCACGTATAAAGTAAAGACCTTACAGGAATGGTTAAGTTAAAGAACCCGCTCTTTACGAGCGGGTTCTTTAATATTACAAGAGATAGGGTCCGAAAAATACCATAACAAACATTAAATGGATCCCTACAAAATAAGCAATCCGAATCGACATGGACCAGTCTCTCATCTTGACGCCGAACATTAAAATTCCGTAAGTCAGAAGTCCAAATCCCAGCAGATAGATGAACGAGCTGCCAGTAAAACTTAAGTAATCCGGGGCACGATCCAACACGCCATTTGTAAATAAACGGTTTTTGAAAACGAGAGAGGCTGCCAGATAGATAAAGGCTCCAGTATAAAAAATCCACGGACGGTCA
This Halobacillus salinarum DNA region includes the following protein-coding sequences:
- a CDS encoding SAV0927 family protein, whose product is MRDRELLEDLTQDTSTRFVVFTAGNHRFELALLQAEFFQDQIMVIDLQGYHHGLLDQHNINETGYLEHVFQLSQMEAEELRRYLQDLL
- a CDS encoding TIGR01457 family HAD-type hydrolase yields the protein MKNYQAYFIDLDGTMYRGTERVEGAAEFVQYLRKHQLPLLFLTNNSSRKQEQVAAKLMDMGIEAYPEDVFTTSMATASYIARHHANAKVFAVGEEGLVQALQDQGLELVDAGADYVVIGIDREISYEKLSKACLNVREGAALLSTNGDVAIPTERGMLPGNGAFTSVVSVSTGVEAVFIGKPHAEIMEQALAKMNLSKDEVLMIGDNYDTDILAGINAEMDTLMVETGVHRFEEISAYPKQPTYKVKTLQEWLS
- a CDS encoding DUF86 domain-containing protein, with product MYFVDRQKIEEILNHMEKIMEQFEELSFQNYADYLVLERISHITAETIIDVGNMMIDGFIMRDPGSYHDIIDILLDEKVLPYDQEDSYKQFIQLRKEVVQGYLAVNHQSLIDVWKKHRTTVWQFPEKIKTYLNDELGPVSAFSNKE
- a CDS encoding sodium-dependent transporter; this encodes MENRAQWGTRVGFLLAAMGSAIGLGNIWRFPATAYESGGGAFIIPYLFALLTAGIPILILEYTIGHKYRGSAPKSFGRLRKGFEWMGWWQVAIAFVISTYYAVIIAWAIMYAFYSLNLSWGDDPTSFFVGDFLNLVDPGQFGGMVPKVLLPLLAVWVITLGFLGRGIKKGIEVANKIFIPALLVLFLIIVIRAVTLEGAGEGLSAFFTPQWSKIADPQVWVAAYGQIFFSLSIAFAIMITYSSYLPKKSDITNNAFITGFANSSFEILAGIGVFAAIGFMANSYGTSVSDLAAEKGVGGIGLAFMVFPEIISQIPGIPGLFGVLFFVSLVLAGLSSLISITETYVAAVSEKFNISRTKSVIFGGGFSAIISLAYATKGGLSLLDTVDHFINNYGIALSGLFEVVALAWFARGLKSYQSHANEVSDIRLGGWWRICLGVITPIVLGYMMLQNLRAEVTEAYAGYPIDFLFNFGWIVAIGAIFVGALLSIKKWPNDELKYQQEMDDDTKEVAR
- a CDS encoding MetS family NSS transporter small subunit — translated: MAVFMFIITIGIIWGGLAASIIHAVRKAKAN
- a CDS encoding YhcN/YlaJ family sporulation lipoprotein — encoded protein: MKFKPLPFLLAAALLIPAGCADEVKNADNKHDKDDALNGNPMDSYNDKLVDGQVGYVRFKSTQLDQKKEQQRKIKVNKEQVADMVTRMILTYDGFEDVATLVTDNKVLVAYRPPEGEDRNRAADMVQKTAYSLVPSFYHVYVSDQPSAFGDIQSLSTSTVYDKNYNSVIDSVVNKMKKAPQGKTTPNNAAENMKEEMGR
- a CDS encoding cytosolic protein, yielding MGDKDKEFYSDFANVEAQRNYLVPEQLPEGAYGSPRNKYKAVSNKKSAPWNEKQRYYSAFNYEYKALHQDLPRQEDGAHPPHDEPNRDLKPSEEKH
- a CDS encoding YutD family protein; this encodes MMELHGKTYEIIEDHRDGYQFEELEGRFSDILSKYDFIVGDWGYGQLRLKGFYDDQNSKATFDTKISTLEDYLYEYCNFGCAYFVLKRIDH